In Microbacterium sp. zg-Y818, the genomic window TGTCGCCCTTCGAGGACCGCACCTCGGCCGACCTGGGACTGCGCCCCGCCATGACGCTGCGCGCGCCCGTCGTGGCGGTGCGGCGCGTCCCGGCGGGGCAGGGCGTCTCGTACGGATACTCCCACCGCACCGCAGCCGAGACGACCCTCGCGCTCGTCCCCCTCGGGTACGCCGACGGGGTGCCGCGCGCGGCGTCGGCCCGGGGACCGGTGACCCTCGGCGGCCGCCGGTTCACCGTGGCCGGCCGCATCGCGATGGACCAGTTCGTCGTCGACGTCGGCGACACCCCGGTGGCCGTCGGCGACGAGGTTGTGCTCTTCGGCGACCCCGCCCGCGGCGAGCCCGCCGCCGACGAGTGGGGCACGGCATCCGGATCCATCAACTACGAGATCGTCACGCGCATCGGTTCGCGCGTGCCGCGCCGCGAGGTGACGGCGTGACCGGGTTGGACGCGTTCCTCGGCGAGCGGGAGATCTCGTCGCCGGCCGACATGGAGGCCCTCGGCCGCGACTTCGGCCGCGCGCTGCGGGCGGGCGACCTCGTCGTGCTCACCGGAGCGCTGGGGGCGGGCAAGACGACGCTGACCCGCGGCATCGCGGCGGGACTGGGCGTCCGCGGCCCCGTGCAGAGCCCCACTTTCGTCATTGCGCGCACCCACCCGTCGCTCGTCGACGGCCCCCCGCTCGTGCACGTCGACGCCTACCGGCTGGGCTCGGCGGCGGAGCTGGACGACCTCGACATCGACCTCGACGGGTCGGTCGTCATCGTCGAGTGGGGCCGCGACATGGTGCCGGGCCTGCGCGACACCTGGTGGGAGGCCGAGCTCGACCGCGAGTGGCACGGGCGCGGAGTCGACACCGCCTGCGGCACGGTCTCGCGCGCCACCGAGGAGCTCGACGCCGACACCCCGCGCCGGGTCGTCGTCTCCCGACGCCCGTGAGGGTGCCGGCGCAGGCGAGGATCCCGACGCCCGTGGGGATGCCGGCGCAAGGGAGGATGCCGCGCGCACGCGCGGGTAGCCTGGAACGGTGATCCTCGGCATCGACACCTCGCTCGGCACGGCTCTGGCCGTCGTCGAGCTCGACGGGGTCGTGCGCGCGGCCGCCGCCAGCGCCAACCCGCTCGCGCACGCCGAGGTGATCGGCGACCTTCTCGAGCGCGTGCTCGGCGAGGCGACGCTGGGCCCCGTGGGCGCCACGACCGCCGCGCAGCCGATCGCCGTCACGCATGTGGCCGCGGGCATGGGGCCCGGGCCGTTCACAGGTCTGCGCGTCGGCATCGCCGCGGCGACCGCGTTCGCGCTGGCCCGGGGCGTGCCGGTGATCCCCGTCGCCAGCCATGACGCCGTTGCGCTCGAGGTGCTGCTGGCCGACGCGATCGCGGGGGAGGAGACCCCGCGATTCGCCGTCGTCACCGACGCCCGCCGCCGCGAGTTCGCCTACTCGGTCTACGACGGTCTCGACGACGACGGGCTGCCGGTGCGCACGGCGGGCCCCGCCCTCGTGCCGCGCGATGACCTCGACGCACGCCTGGGCGAGCTCGGCGCCCGCCGCCACGACGCTGCGGCCGTGCCCGCGCAGATGCTCGCCCTCGTCGCCGCCCGCGCGATCGCGGCGGGCCGCGAGGTCGCGGGATCGGAGCCGCTGTACCTGCGCTCGCCGGACGTGTCGGTGCCGGCGCCGCGCAAGAAGGTCGGCGCATGACCCTGCGCGCGGCCCACGTCGACGACCTCGACGCGATCATGGCGCTCGAGCGCGCGTCGTTTCCCACCGACGCCTGGAGCGAGACGCTGATGCGCGGCGAGCTCGCCTCGCCGCACAGTCGCTACTTCGCGCTCGAAGAGCAAGGCCGCCTCGTCGGCTATGCGGGGCTGCGCGCCCCCGACGGGGCGAAGGATGCCGACGTGCAGACCATCGCGATCGCCGAGGACGCCCGGGGGCGCGGATACGGCAGGGCGCTCCTGCGGGCTCTGCTGGACGAGGCGGTGACGCGTCGCGTCGCCGAGGTCTTCCTCGAGGTGCGGGCGGACAACCCCACGGCCCAGGCGCTGTACGTCTCGGAGGGCTTCACCGAGCTCGGCCGGCGGCCCGCGTACTACCAGCCCGACGGTGTGGACGCCGTTGTGATGCGACTGGACCTGCGGGCCTGGGCCGCCACCGGCGCCGCGACCGACCCGTCCGCAGCCGCCGCCCCCGCCCCTGCCGACCCCGAAAGGGACCACTCGTGAACCGCGACGACCCGCTGGTGCTCGGCATCGAGACCAGCTGCGACGAGACCGGCATCGGCATCGTGCGCGGCCGGCACCTGCTCAGCAACACCATCGCCAGCTCGATGGACGAGCACGCCCGCTACGGCGGCGTCGTCCCCGAGATCGCCGCGCGCGCCCACCTCGAGGCGCTGCAGCCGGCCATCGAGCGGGCGCTCGCCGAGGCCTCAGCCGCCGAGGGACGCCCTGTCACCCTCGCCGACCTCGACGCGGTCGCCGTCACCAGCGGCCCGGGCCTGGCCGGTGCCCTCATGGTCGGGATCGGGGCCGCGAAGGCGCTCGCCGTGGGTCTGGGAAAGCCGCTCTACGCCGTGAACCACCTCGTCGGCCACATCGCCGCCGACCTGCTCACCGGTGACGCGGTGGAGTACCCCACGGTCGCCCTGCTGGTCAGCGGCGGGCACACGTCCCTGCTGCTGGTGCGCGATCTCACGACCGACGTCGAGATGCTGGGGGAGACCGTCGACGACGCCGCCGGCGAGGCGTTCGACAAGGTGGCGCGCATCCTCGGGCTCCCCTATCCCGGCGGCCCTGAGATCGACCGGGCGGCGGCCGACGGCGATCCGGACGCGATCCGGTTCCCGCGGGGGATGTCCCGCGCGTCCGACATGGCAGACCACCGCTACGACTTCTCGTTCTCGGGCCTGAAGACCGCCGTCGCCCGCTGGATCGAGCAGCGCGAGGCGGCGGGGGAGCCCGTGCCCACCGCCGACGTCGCGGCATCCTTCCGCGAAGCCGTCGTCGACGTGCTCGTCACGAAGGCGCTCGATGCCTGCGCCCGTCACGACGTCCCCCGCCTGCTGCTGGGCGGCGGCGTCATCGCCAACCGGCGGCTGCGGGAGGTCGCGCTGGCCCGCGCCGCCGAGGCGGGGGTGACGGTGCGCATTCCGCCGCTGAGCCTCTGCACCGACAACGGCGCGATGATCGCCGGGCTCGCCGCCGAGCTGATCAGCGCGGGCCGGCCACCCTCGTCGCTGGCGTTCGGCGCCGACTCGACGCTTCCCGTCACCGAGATCCAGGTCGCCGAGGAGGTGCCGGCGTGAGCGACGAGCGACTGGATGCCGCAGGGCCCCCGCCTGCCGCACCGCCACTGCGGCCGCGGCCGCGTCCTCGGGTCGAGGAGCCCTCTCCCGACGTGGTGGCCGCAGACGAGGCGCCGCGCCTGCCCGGCGAGCACCGCGGCGGCTTCCAGCGGCTCCCCACTGCGCCGGTCGAGGTCGACGTCGCCGACGGCATGAACCAGGCCGAGCGCGAGGCGCTGAGCGACACCGGTGCGGTCTATGCCTGGATCGAGCCGCAGCGCCCCGTCGTGGGGATCGCGGCGTGGGCACTGGGGTTCGCGATCGTGGGCCTCGTGATCTCGTGGTTCGTCGGGTGGGGCTTTCCCATCGGCGTTGGCGCCGCCGTGACCGCGGTCATCGCGCTGCGCCGACCCCTCGAGAGCCGCTCCATCGCGCTGTGGGCGCTCGTGCTCGCGCTGCTCTCGGTGCTGTACAGCGCCGGATGGCTCGTCTGGGCCGCCAACACCGCGAACATCTTCGCCTGACGCCGCGATCCAGACAGTCTGAATCGGCGCTTCCGGTCGCCCGGCGCCGAGCCCGCAGCCCTCGCGCTCAGTTCACGCGGTCGGCGAGGAGTGCCAGCCTGCTGCTGCCGACACGGGTGAGCAGCAGCGTCGCCGATCCGCTCCCTGAGAGCTTGAGCTTGGTGCGCAGCACGGCGGGGTCGACGTCGACGCCGCGCTTCTTGATCTCGAGCGTGCCGATGTCCCGCTGGCGAAGGGCCTTGGCGAGACCCTTCACATCGGCGGGCAGTCGCTCGCGCACCTTGAAGGTCGACACGAACGGGCTCGTGAGCGCCGCGTCGCCGGTGAGATAGGCGATGCCCGGTGCCAGCATGCCGGCCTCGAGTCGACGCGCGACCTCGCCGATGAGGCGGGCGCGGATGACGGCGCCGTCGGGCTCGTGCACGTAGGTGCCGAGCGGACGCACCGGCTCGTCCGGGGTGTCCGCCGCCGCGGTCAGTTCGTGGGCCGAGTCGCCACGGATCACCAGGGCGGCCCGATGCACACCGGTGCGGGCGAGGGGCCCCGTCCACACGACCAGCTCGATGGTCGATCCATCGACGCTGATCCACTGCGCTTCTGCGCGGGACGGCAGCAGCGAACGGTCGAAGGCGGGGCCGAGTTTGATGCCGGCCGGCGTGCGCTCTCCGAGGTGGAAGACCCACTCCAACGGTGGCGACCACTCGGCGGCGCCCACGCGCGTCGTCTCGGTGTGCCCGGGGGTGCGCCGGGCGGGATCGAGCCAGACGGCATCGACCGAGGGGGAGTCGAACTGCTCGGCTCGGGCGTGGTGCACACGCACCTGCCGGCCGAAGGGGGCGAGGTTGTACGCGGCGATCGCGGCGGTGACCTCGTCGGCCTCGACGGCCTCTACCTCGAGGCCCAGCGCGGCCAGCCCCAGCGCGTCACCGCCGATGCCGCAGCCGAGGTCGGCGACGCGGGAGAATCCGGCATCGCGGAAGCGGCCCGCGTGCCGGGCGGCGACCGATAGTCGCGTTGCCTGCTCGAGCCCCGCGCGGGTGAACAGCATGCGCTCGGCGAACTCGCCGAACTTCGCCTCGGCCTTCACCCGCAGCCGTGCCTGCCCGACGACCGCCGCGACGAGTTCGGGGGAGTGGCCTGCGGCGCGCAGCCGTGAGACGGCCGCCGCGGCTTCGTCTGTCGTGCGGATGCCGCCGGTCGCATCCAGCAGCCGCAGCCCTTCCGGGGTCAGCAACGCGGTCAGTTCGGCGAGCTCCATCCCCTCAGCCTACGGCGACGGCTCGAGCAGGCCCGGTCGGTCGCGGGAGGTCACAGGGCTGGCACTCGCGTTGCGTGAGTGCCAGCGCGCCTCTACACTGGCGTTAGCACTCTCAACAGGTGGGTGCTAACGAGTCTTCAGTTCTAAGAAAGAGGTAGACCGTGTCGGTTTCCATCAAGCCGCTCGAGGACCGCATCGTCATCAAGCAGGTCGAGGCCGAGCAGACGACCGCCAGCGGGCTGGTCATTCCTGACACCGCGAAGGAGAAGCCCCAGGAGGGCGAGGTCGTCGCCGTGGGCCCCGGTCGCATCGACGACAACGGCAACCGCATTCCGCTCGACGTCGCCGTCGGCGATCGCGTGATCTACAGCAAGTACGGCGGGACCGAGGTCAAGTTCGGTGGCGACGAGCTGCTGGTGCTCTCGGCACGCGACGTGCTGGCGGTCGTCGTCCGCTGAGACGCGACTTCTCACGAAGGACCCGGATGCCTGGCATCCGGGTCCTTCGTCGTTCAGCGGCTCTAGGCTGAGCCGGTGACGAGCCCCTCCCACGACCCCGCCCGCGAACGCGTGCTCGGCGGGGTCTACGCGTTCTGCGCGTACTTCCTCTGGGGCTTCATGCCCCTGTACTTCCTCGTGCTGGCCCCCACCGGCCCGTGGGAGGTCGTGTCGTGGCGGGTGACGCTGTCGTTCGTCTTCTGCCTGCTGCTGCTGACGGTGACGCGGTCGTGGCCGAAGATCATCGCCATCGTCCGTCAGCCGCGACTGCTGCTGTGGACGGCGGCGGCCGGCGCCCTGATCTACGTCAACTGGCAGGTGTTCCTCATCGCCACGCTCACCGGTCACGTGCTGGAGTCGAGCCTCGGCTACTTCATCAACCCCATCGTGACGGTGCTGCTGGGCGTGCTGGTGCTGCGCGAGCGGCTGCGCGTGACGCAGTGGGTGGCCCTCGGCGTCGCCGCGGCTGCGGTGCTGGTCATCGTCGTGGGGTACGGCACGTTCCCCTGGATCGCGCTCACCCTTGCGGCCTCGTTCGGCGTCTACGGGCTGGTGAAGAAGCAGATCGGCCCGTCGGTGGATGCCGTGAGCGGCCTGACCCTGGAGTCGTTCTGGCTGCTGCCGGTCGCGATCGTGCAGCTGGTGGTCGTCGGCGCCACCACCGGAATCACGATGGCCACCGCCGGGGTCGGACACGCGGTGCTGCTGGCGCTGGCGGGGGTCGTCACCGCCGTCCCGCTGCTGTTCTTCGCCGCCGGCGCCCGGCGGGCTCCGCTGACGGTCATGGGCCTGCTGCAGTTCGTCGCCCCCATCCTGCAGTTCGCGATCGGGGTGTGGCTGGGGGAGGACATGCCCCCCGAGCGCTGGGCCGGCTTCGCCCTGGTGTGGGTGGCGCTGGTCCTCCTCACCGCCGACTCGCTCCGTTACGCCCGGCGGACGCGCAGCGGTGCGGTGGAGCCGGGTTCGGTCCTCTGACCGGCCAGTAACGATTGGGTCGCGAAACACACCGTTAACAGATCGCAACATCGCCGACGTCATGCCCGCACTAGGTTGGTCACCAATCGCGCGCGGCTCCCGGCCTTGCGCAGCACCCGATTCAGCAAGGAGCACCATGAGCGTCTTCACACGTTCACGCGCGTCGAAAGTCCTGGGCGCCATCGCCCTGGTCGGCGCCAGCGCACTCGTCCTGTCAGGCTGCACCGGCGGCGGCGGCGACGCGGACACCCCCGAAGAGACCGGCGAAGCGGCGGGGTTCGACTTCCCCATCAACTGTGATGAGGCCGCGCCCGCGGACTACGTCCCGGAGTACGCGTCGACTTCGACCGGACCCGGCACGGACCTGACCTACAAGATCGGCACGGCACTGCCCGTCACCGGCAACCTGGCCTTCCTCGGCCCGCCCGAGATCGCGGCGACGGAGTTCGCGGCATCCCAGATCAACGCCGCCGGCAAGGGCATCACGATCGACCTCCTCCAGGGCGACTCCGGCGACACCGACAACAAGGCGTATGAGACGGAGATCCCGCGACTGCTGGGAGAAGGCGCGACGGCCATCGTCGGCGCCGCATCGTCGGGCACGTCGCTGCAGTTCGTCGACCAGGTCATCGCCGCCGGCGCGATCCAGTTCTCGCCGGCCAACACCTCTGCGGCGTTCACCGGCTACGAGGACAACGGTCTGTACTGGCGCACCGCCCCCTCGGACGTGCTCCAGGGCGAGGTGCTCGGCAACCTGATCGCCGCCGACGGCAACGAGACCCTCGGCATGATCGTCCTGAACGACGCGTACGGCACGGGCCTTGCGTGCTTCACGAAGGAGGCGTTCGAAAGCGCCGGCGGCGAGGTCGTTGCGGCGCAGCTCTACAACACCGGCGACGCGAACTTCTCGGCGCAGATCGACGAGGTGCTCGCTGCCAGCCCCGACGCGATCGCCCTGATCACGTTCGAGGAGGTCACCACGATGATCCCCGAGCTGGTCGGCGCCGACTTCCCGGCCGAGGGCCTCTACTTCGTCGACGGCAACCTCTCCAACTTCGGTGAGGAGTTCGAGACGGGCACGCTCGCCGGCGCCAAGGGAACCTACCCCGCGGTCGACCCCGAGACGATCACCACCTTCCGTGACGAGCTGCAGGCCTTCTGGACGGGCGAGGGACAGCCCGAGCTGAAGGACTTCACCTACGCGCCGGAGTCGTATGACGCCGTCGTGCTGCTGGCCCTCGCCGCGCTGCAGGCCGGCTCCACGGCCGGTCCCGACGTCGCGGCGAACCTGCAGTCCGTCTCGGGCGCCGACGGTGGCACCGCGTGCTCGACCTTCGCCGAGTGCGCCGACCTCATCATCGCCGGGGAGGTCGCCGACTACGAAGGCGTCTCGGGGCCGATCACCTTCGACGAGGTGGGCGACCCGACCGAGGCGACGATCGGCGTCTTCCAGTTCGGCGAGGACAACAACTACGAGTTCCTCAACCTCGGCTGACACAGCGACGCGAAAGGCCCCGGCTCACGAAGAGCCGGGGCCTTTCCCGTGCCGCGGCCACGGGGAGCCGTGATCGCGGCCGAGGAGGTCAGGTTCCGAGCGTCCCCAGGTACAGACCGATGACCTTCGGGTCGTTCAGCAGCTCGCGGCCGGTGCCGGTGTAGGCATCGCGCCCCTGATCCAGCACGTATCCGCGGTCGCAGATCTGCAGGCAGCGGCGGGCGTTCTGCTCCACCATGATCGTCGTCACGCCGGCCTTGTTGATCTCCGACACCCGAAGGAAGGCCTCGTCCTGCCGGGAGGGCGACAGGCCCGCCGACGGCTCGTCCAGCAGCAGGACGTGCGGGTCCATCATGAGAGCGCGTCCCATCGCGACCATCTGGCGCTCGCCGCCCGAGAGGGAGCCTGCCCGCTGCTGCAGACGCTTGGCGAGATCGGGGAAGATCGACGCGACGAACTCGGTGCGCTCGGCGACCGCCTTGGGCCGCTGGTAGCCGCCCATCTGCAGGTTCTCGGCGATCGTCAGGCTCGGGAAGACGTTGTTGTTCTGCGGCACGAACCCGACGCCCTTGGCGACGAGCTTGTTCGCGCGCAGGCCCGTGATGTCCTCGCCGTTGAGCGTGACCGAGCCCGAGCGCACCTTCACCTGGCCGAAGATCGCCTTCAGCATGGTCGATTTGCCCGCACCGTTGGGGCCGATGATGCCGACCAGTTCGCCCTTGGCGGCGGTCAGGTTCGCACCGTTGAGGATGTTCACTCCCGGGAGATATCCGGCGTGCACATCGATGATCTCGACGACGTTCTCGCTCACTTGCCGTCCTCCGGCTTCTTCGGTGCGGACTCGGCTGTGCCCTCCGCCTCGATCACGTGATCGAGCTCGTGCACGGTCTCGAGGAGCTCCTGCGCCTCGGCTGTCAGCTCTCCCTGGTAGCGGCCGGTGACCACTCCCAGGTCCACATCCTGGTGGGCGCCGAGATAGGCGTCGATGACGGCGGGGTCTCGCATGACGGTGTCAGGGGGACCCTCCGCCACGACCTTGCCCTCGGCCATCACCACGACCCAGTCGGCGATGTGGCGCACCATGTGCATGTCGTGCTCGACGAACACGACCGTCATGCCCAGGTCCTTGAGGTCGAGGATGTGGTCCAGCAGCGACTGCGTGAGCGCCGGGTTGACGCCGGCCATCGGCTCATCGAGCATCACCAGCACCGGGTCGCTCATGAGTGCGCGCGCCATCTCGAGCAGCTTGCGCTGGCCACCGGACAGGCTCGCGGCGAAGTCGGTCTCTTTGTCGTCGAGCTTGAACCGCGCCAGCAGGCCGCGTGCCTTCTCGTCGATGGCCGCCTCCTGCTTGCGCCAGAGGAACGGCAGGATGCCGGCGAGCATGCGCTCCCCGGTCTGTCCCGGGGCGCCCAGCTTCATGTTCTCCAGCACCGTGAGCAGTCCCAGCGACTTCGTCAGCTGGAACGTGCGCACCTGACCCATCCGGGCCGTCTTGTACGCCGGGATGCCGGCCAGCGAGGTGCCGTCGAAGGACCAGTTGCCGGAGTTGGGTTTGTCGAAGCCGGTGAGCAGGTTGAACAGCGTGGTCTTGCCGGCGCCGTTGGGGCCGATGAGCGCCGTGATCGCCCCGCGGGGGATCTCCAGGTGCTCGACGTCGACGGCGGTGAGGCCGCCGAAGACGCGGCGGACATCGTCCATGACGATGATGGGGTCGACCTTCTCGACCCCGGGACGGATCTCGCCCTTGTGCAGGCCGGTCGCCTTCGGGCGCGGCGTGGGCGGCTGTACCTCACCGGACAAAGGTCAACTCCTTCTTGCTTCCGAGGATGCCCTGCGGGCGGAAGATGACGAGCAGCATGAGCGCCACGCCCACCAGCACGAACACCAGCATCTGGCTCTGCTCGGTGGTGAGGAACGGCAGCCAGCCGATGTTGACGAGAGCCGGGAGCAGGTTGGACAGGAACGCCCGGACCACCCAGAACAGCACGGCCCCCAGAACGGGACCGAAGATCGTGGCCGCACCGCCCAGCAGCAGCGCCGTCCACACGTAGAACGTCTGCGACGTGACGTACACGTTCGGGTTGACGTTGGTTCCCATCGCGGTGATGATGCCGCCGGCCGCGATGATGACGCCGCCGACGATGAGGGCCTGCATCTTGAACGCGAACACGTTCTTGCCCAGCGATCGCACGGCATCCTCGTCCTCACGGATGCCGCGGACCACCCGCCCCCAGGGGCTGCGCATGAGCAGCCACACGAGCGTCACCACGATCGCGATGGTGATGATGCCGACGATGATCACCCACCACTGGTCGGACTGGTAGGTCCACGGCCCGAATCCCCACCGGCCCGGCGGGAGCGGGTTGCTCGCCCGGAAGCCCGATTGGAAACCCGACAGGCCGTCTGCCGAGCCGGTCTGGCTGCGGAAGGCGGAGGTGAGAAAGAGCAGCCGCAGCACTTCGGCGGCGGCGATCGTGACGATGGCGAGGTAGTCCCCGCGCAGGCGCAGCGTGGGAAGACCCAGGATCAGCGCGAAGATCACCGCGGCGACGAGACCGATGAGCACGGCGAGGGGCCACGGCATCCCGAACGTGCTGATCGAGATCGCGAAGCCGTATGCGCCGATGGCCATGAATCCCGCGACGCCCATGTTGAGCAGCCCCGCGAAGCCGAAGTGCACCGAGAGCCCGATGGCGGCCAGCACATAGCCGAGCGTTGCCGGGGCGAGGATCTGCGCGGCGGTGTTGGAGAGGATCTGCAGGAAGTCCACGATGCGCTACCCGATTCTCTCTCGGCGCCCCAGGAGGCCCTGTGGGCGGAACAGCAGGATGACGATCAGCACGACGAGGGCGCCGACGTATTTGAGGTCGGAGGGGATCCAGAGCGTCGAGATCTCGACGAGAAGCCCCACGATGATGGCGCCCACCAGCGCCCCGAATGCCGTCCCCAGCCCGCCGAGGGTGACGGCGGCGAAGATCAGCAGCAGGATGCTGGTTCCCATGTCCCACCGGATGCCGGGGCGGAAGTACGCCCACAGCACGCCGGACAGCCCAGCCAGGGCGGCGGCGACCACCCACACCACGCGGACGACCGCGTCGACATCGATGCCGCTCGCTGCCGCCAGCGACGGATTGTCGGACACGGCGCGGGTCGCGCGGCCGATCCGGGTTCGCATGAGCCACCAGGCGAACACGCCGATCACGACGATCGAGACGGCCATGCTGATGACATCGGTGATCGTCAGGCGGATGGGTCCGAGGCCCGGGATGATCGACGTGGAACCGCCGGGCAGCTGCTGCGTGCCGCCGCCGGCGAACATCTGGAAGACGTAGCGCAGCGCGAGCGAGAGGCCGATCGAGACGATCATCAGCTGCACCGTGCCCAGGCCCCGTCTTCGCAACGGCCGCCAGAGTCCGGCATCCATCGTCAGGCCGAACAGGGCCGAGACGATCACCGCCAGAGGGATCGCGATCCAGATCGGCACGTCCAGCCCCACGGAGAAGAGCAGGGCGACCAGGGCACCGAAGGTGACCATCTCGCCGTGGGCGAAGTTGGACAGGCCGGTCGTGCCGAACACCAGCGACAGGCCGATGGCGGCCAGTCCCAGCATGAGACCGAAGTTCAGTCCGTTCACCGCGCGGGATGCCAGCTGATCCCAGAAGCCCACCGTCTGGCGCTCCGCCGCGCCGAGGGTGAAGTTTCGCGTGACGGTGCTCCCCGCGCCGAACTCCACCTCGGCCGAGGATGCGAAGCCCTCGGGCACCTCGACGCTCGAGGGGAGGCTGTCCTCATCGAGCTCGACGGTGTAGGCGACGTCCTTGCTGGGCACGCCGATGCGGAAGGTGCCGTTCTCCTCCGTCTCGGCTTCGGCCTCGAAGCCGCCGCCGGTGACGATGACCGTGGCTCCTTCGATCGGCTCGCCGGCGGCGCGCACGTTGCCGGCGATGGTGAACGGCAGATCCTCGGTGTCGTCGGCGGCCGCCATGGCGGCGGGGGCGGACAGGCCGAGGAGCACGACCGCGGCGAGCAGCCCGGCGATCAACGAGGCGACAGCGCGCCACGGACGACGGTCAGTGCGCGACATCGGGTTGATCGCCACTGGCACCTCCAGAGAGTTGTCGGACGCGCCGGGTGGGCCACTGTCGGTGACTTCGGCGACACCTGAACGTATCCGCCGATTGTTGCCTGCGTGTTACCGGTATGCAACTCGCCGCACCGCGAATCTCCCAGCCGGGCTGGGGAATGCTTGGCGCCGCGGCGCGATTAGACTCATCAAGATGTGTGGAGGAACGGCATGAGCGAGCACAACGATCCCTTCGGTTTCGTCGGACTGACCTATGACGATGTGCTGCTGTTGCCGAGGCACACCGATGTCATCCCCAGCGAGGCGGATACGTCTTCGCGCGTGACGCGGCGCATCACCGTCGCCACGCCCCTGATCGCCGCGGCCATGGACACCGTGACCGAGGCGCGCATGGCGATCGCCGTCGCCCGCGAGGGGGGACTCGGCATCATCCACCGCAACCTCTCCATCGAGGATCAGGCGGCCATGGTCGACCGGGTCAAGCGCAGCGAGTCGGGCATGATCACCGACCCGATCACGACGACCCCCGATGCGTCGATCGAAGAGGTCGACGCGATGTGCGCCCAGTACCGCATCTCGGGCCTGCCGGTCATCGACGACGACGGGCGCCTGCTGGGCATCATCACCAACCGTGACATGCGCTTCGTCTCCGGCTTCGAGCGGCAGACCACCAAGGTGCGCGATGTCATGACCAGCGAGGGCCTCATCACCGGCAAGGTCGGCATCGGCGCGAACGACGTCATCGCACTCTTCGCCCACCACCGCGTCGAGAAGCTGCCGCTCATCGACGACGACGGCAGGCTCGCCGGGCTCATCACGATCAAGGACTTCGACAAGAGCGAGAAGTATCCGCTGGCCACCAAGGACGAGCACGGTCGCCTCCGCGTCGGCGCGGCGATCGGGTTCTTCGGTGACGCGTGGGAGCGCGCCGAGGCGCTGCGCGACGCGGGCGTGGACGTCGTGGTCGTCGACACCGCCAACGGCCAGTCCGCGGGCGTCATCGACATGGTGCGGCGCATCAAGGCCGACCCGACCTTCGACCACATCGACGTCATCGGCGGCAACGTCGCCACCCGCGAGGGCGCTCAGGCGCTCATCGACGCGGGCGTGGATGCCGTGAAGGTGGGCGTCGGCCCGGGATCGATCTGCACCA contains:
- a CDS encoding ABC transporter substrate-binding protein; the protein is MSVFTRSRASKVLGAIALVGASALVLSGCTGGGGDADTPEETGEAAGFDFPINCDEAAPADYVPEYASTSTGPGTDLTYKIGTALPVTGNLAFLGPPEIAATEFAASQINAAGKGITIDLLQGDSGDTDNKAYETEIPRLLGEGATAIVGAASSGTSLQFVDQVIAAGAIQFSPANTSAAFTGYEDNGLYWRTAPSDVLQGEVLGNLIAADGNETLGMIVLNDAYGTGLACFTKEAFESAGGEVVAAQLYNTGDANFSAQIDEVLAASPDAIALITFEEVTTMIPELVGADFPAEGLYFVDGNLSNFGEEFETGTLAGAKGTYPAVDPETITTFRDELQAFWTGEGQPELKDFTYAPESYDAVVLLALAALQAGSTAGPDVAANLQSVSGADGGTACSTFAECADLIIAGEVADYEGVSGPITFDEVGDPTEATIGVFQFGEDNNYEFLNLG
- a CDS encoding ABC transporter ATP-binding protein, coding for MSENVVEIIDVHAGYLPGVNILNGANLTAAKGELVGIIGPNGAGKSTMLKAIFGQVKVRSGSVTLNGEDITGLRANKLVAKGVGFVPQNNNVFPSLTIAENLQMGGYQRPKAVAERTEFVASIFPDLAKRLQQRAGSLSGGERQMVAMGRALMMDPHVLLLDEPSAGLSPSRQDEAFLRVSEINKAGVTTIMVEQNARRCLQICDRGYVLDQGRDAYTGTGRELLNDPKVIGLYLGTLGT
- a CDS encoding ABC transporter ATP-binding protein, translating into MSGEVQPPTPRPKATGLHKGEIRPGVEKVDPIIVMDDVRRVFGGLTAVDVEHLEIPRGAITALIGPNGAGKTTLFNLLTGFDKPNSGNWSFDGTSLAGIPAYKTARMGQVRTFQLTKSLGLLTVLENMKLGAPGQTGERMLAGILPFLWRKQEAAIDEKARGLLARFKLDDKETDFAASLSGGQRKLLEMARALMSDPVLVMLDEPMAGVNPALTQSLLDHILDLKDLGMTVVFVEHDMHMVRHIADWVVVMAEGKVVAEGPPDTVMRDPAVIDAYLGAHQDVDLGVVTGRYQGELTAEAQELLETVHELDHVIEAEGTAESAPKKPEDGK
- a CDS encoding branched-chain amino acid ABC transporter permease; protein product: MDFLQILSNTAAQILAPATLGYVLAAIGLSVHFGFAGLLNMGVAGFMAIGAYGFAISISTFGMPWPLAVLIGLVAAVIFALILGLPTLRLRGDYLAIVTIAAAEVLRLLFLTSAFRSQTGSADGLSGFQSGFRASNPLPPGRWGFGPWTYQSDQWWVIIVGIITIAIVVTLVWLLMRSPWGRVVRGIREDEDAVRSLGKNVFAFKMQALIVGGVIIAAGGIITAMGTNVNPNVYVTSQTFYVWTALLLGGAATIFGPVLGAVLFWVVRAFLSNLLPALVNIGWLPFLTTEQSQMLVFVLVGVALMLLVIFRPQGILGSKKELTFVR
- a CDS encoding branched-chain amino acid ABC transporter permease, whose protein sequence is MSRTDRRPWRAVASLIAGLLAAVVLLGLSAPAAMAAADDTEDLPFTIAGNVRAAGEPIEGATVIVTGGGFEAEAETEENGTFRIGVPSKDVAYTVELDEDSLPSSVEVPEGFASSAEVEFGAGSTVTRNFTLGAAERQTVGFWDQLASRAVNGLNFGLMLGLAAIGLSLVFGTTGLSNFAHGEMVTFGALVALLFSVGLDVPIWIAIPLAVIVSALFGLTMDAGLWRPLRRRGLGTVQLMIVSIGLSLALRYVFQMFAGGGTQQLPGGSTSIIPGLGPIRLTITDVISMAVSIVVIGVFAWWLMRTRIGRATRAVSDNPSLAAASGIDVDAVVRVVWVVAAALAGLSGVLWAYFRPGIRWDMGTSILLLIFAAVTLGGLGTAFGALVGAIIVGLLVEISTLWIPSDLKYVGALVVLIVILLFRPQGLLGRRERIG
- the guaB gene encoding IMP dehydrogenase, whose translation is MSEHNDPFGFVGLTYDDVLLLPRHTDVIPSEADTSSRVTRRITVATPLIAAAMDTVTEARMAIAVAREGGLGIIHRNLSIEDQAAMVDRVKRSESGMITDPITTTPDASIEEVDAMCAQYRISGLPVIDDDGRLLGIITNRDMRFVSGFERQTTKVRDVMTSEGLITGKVGIGANDVIALFAHHRVEKLPLIDDDGRLAGLITIKDFDKSEKYPLATKDEHGRLRVGAAIGFFGDAWERAEALRDAGVDVVVVDTANGQSAGVIDMVRRIKADPTFDHIDVIGGNVATREGAQALIDAGVDAVKVGVGPGSICTTRVVAGVGVPQVTAVYEASLAAREAGVPVIADGGLQYSGDIAKALVAGADSVMIGSLFAGTDESPGEIVFVGGKQYKQYRGMGSLGALQTRGKKTSYSKDRYFQADVPTDDKLIPEGIEGQVVYRGPVSAVAYQLVGGLRQSMFYVGARTVEELKARGKFVRITPAGLKESHPHDVQIVVEAPNYRT